Proteins from a single region of Desulfobacter postgatei 2ac9:
- a CDS encoding IS66 family transposase — protein sequence MHQIDGQTIDLQADSQPYISIPESEYLELRNQVGYWKGMHQKALLREEGLKQEIKEKDGQIRDLKNRLFGKKTEKRPSKTEKANPKSNENKRPRGQQPGSEGHGLTERPDLPVVYEQACFPQNPVCPCCGLPYTLDGSSGPETQIIEVDVKAYTRRIVRQTGTKICSCKGVPQTITAPMPPKLMPKSPYGISIWADVLLNKFRYCQPTNRLLNHYEELGLPISAGTISGGLNNLKELFEPICNRLYLQQMTEDRFHQDESSWKVLKKLKVNRK from the coding sequence ATGCATCAAATTGATGGTCAGACTATTGATCTGCAGGCTGATTCACAGCCATATATTTCAATCCCAGAGAGCGAATATCTGGAATTAAGAAACCAGGTGGGGTATTGGAAAGGCATGCACCAAAAAGCTCTTTTGCGGGAAGAAGGGCTCAAGCAAGAAATAAAAGAAAAAGATGGCCAAATCCGGGATCTGAAAAACCGATTATTTGGGAAAAAAACCGAAAAGAGACCTTCAAAAACAGAAAAAGCCAATCCAAAATCAAATGAAAACAAAAGGCCTCGTGGTCAACAACCTGGAAGTGAAGGTCACGGCCTGACAGAGCGTCCTGATCTTCCTGTAGTATACGAACAAGCTTGTTTTCCCCAAAATCCAGTATGCCCTTGTTGCGGGTTGCCCTATACACTTGATGGGAGTTCAGGACCTGAAACCCAAATTATTGAGGTTGACGTCAAAGCCTACACAAGGAGAATTGTCCGTCAGACAGGAACAAAAATATGCTCGTGCAAAGGGGTGCCTCAAACGATTACTGCGCCAATGCCTCCAAAGCTGATGCCCAAAAGCCCATACGGAATTTCAATCTGGGCAGACGTTTTGTTGAACAAATTTCGTTATTGCCAGCCGACCAATCGTCTTTTAAATCATTATGAGGAGCTTGGTTTACCCATTTCAGCCGGTACAATTTCAGGCGGCTTGAACAATCTCAAAGAATTATTTGAACCCATCTGCAACAGGCTTTACCTTCAACAAATGACCGAAGACAGATTCCATCAAGATGAAAGCAGCTGGAAGGTTTTGAAGAAATTGAAGGTAAATCGGAAATAA
- a CDS encoding Druantia anti-phage system protein DruA, with protein sequence GWKNQRYVVPCCYAEDGKGWGDMPAALYSKTKRDRRIKLTSATDPQSRVVCPVHRLPELNLQIVTKATSGLWNEYIERYHYLGHKPLPGAQLRYFITAGEQIVALAGFGAAAWQTAPRDQFIGWTHDQRKANLHLIVNNARFLILPWIQSKNLASKVLSLITHRLPDDWHNKYNIRPVLLETFVQKDRFAGTCYKAANWQIVGETKGRGKLGANPKKGTVIVPIKDVWVYPLDQNFRTLLKST encoded by the coding sequence CGGATGGAAAAACCAAAGATATGTCGTGCCGTGTTGCTATGCTGAAGATGGAAAAGGATGGGGTGATATGCCTGCCGCCCTCTACTCAAAAACAAAGCGTGACCGACGCATTAAATTAACGTCAGCTACGGATCCGCAAAGCCGGGTTGTCTGTCCGGTTCATCGTTTGCCGGAACTTAATTTGCAGATCGTTACCAAAGCGACATCTGGTTTGTGGAATGAATACATCGAAAGGTATCATTATCTTGGGCATAAGCCGTTGCCAGGTGCCCAACTTCGATATTTCATTACTGCCGGCGAACAGATCGTTGCCCTGGCAGGGTTCGGTGCAGCGGCATGGCAAACCGCACCAAGAGATCAGTTTATTGGATGGACTCATGATCAAAGAAAGGCAAATTTGCATTTGATTGTGAATAATGCCAGATTCCTTATTTTGCCATGGATTCAATCAAAAAATTTGGCATCCAAAGTTCTCTCATTAATCACACACCGACTCCCGGATGATTGGCACAACAAGTATAATATCCGGCCTGTCCTGCTTGAGACGTTTGTTCAAAAAGATCGTTTCGCAGGGACCTGTTATAAAGCCGCAAACTGGCAAATTGTTGGAGAAACTAAAGGGCGGGGTAAATTAGGTGCTAACCCAAAGAAAGGGACGGTGATTGTTCCCATCAAAGATGTTTGGGTTTATCCTCTGGACCAGAATTTTAGGACGTTACTCAAATCAACTTAA